The following proteins are encoded in a genomic region of Haloarcula marina:
- a CDS encoding TfoX/Sxy family protein gives MTYYDPETGAALKAAVDDVVAAWPSVTEQRMFGCPSYRADGTLFAVVVTDGVALTRLPETHRTELDAAFETGPFQAGERTVTKWVQVTADEGDAARLAPFLEASYEAALEEAE, from the coding sequence ATGACGTACTACGACCCCGAGACCGGCGCGGCGCTGAAGGCGGCCGTCGACGACGTCGTGGCGGCCTGGCCGTCGGTGACCGAGCAGCGGATGTTCGGCTGTCCGTCCTATCGGGCCGACGGGACGCTGTTCGCAGTCGTCGTGACCGATGGCGTCGCCCTCACGCGCCTCCCCGAGACGCACCGAACGGAACTGGACGCGGCGTTCGAGACGGGGCCGTTTCAGGCGGGCGAGCGGACGGTGACGAAGTGGGTGCAGGTGACGGCCGACGAGGGCGACGCGGCGCGACTCGCACCGTTTCTCGAAGCGAGCTACGAGGCCGCGCTCGAAGAAGCAGAGTGA
- a CDS encoding 50S ribosomal protein L37ae, translated as MWPLCRPQSTMANKKRTGSAGRFGARYGRVARRRVAEIESEMNEDHACPNCGEDRVDRQGTGIWQCSYCDYTFTGGSYKPETPGGKTVRRSIRAALAEDEE; from the coding sequence ATGTGGCCGCTGTGCCGACCACAGAGTACTATGGCCAACAAGAAGCGAACCGGGAGTGCTGGCCGATTCGGCGCTCGCTACGGTCGCGTCGCTCGCCGCCGCGTCGCCGAAATCGAGTCGGAGATGAACGAAGACCACGCCTGCCCGAACTGCGGCGAGGACCGCGTCGACCGCCAAGGCACGGGCATCTGGCAGTGCAGCTACTGTGACTACACGTTCACCGGTGGGAGCTACAAGCCCGAGACGCCCGGTGGCAAGACCGTCCGCCGCTCGATTCGCGCCGCGCTGGCCGAAGACGAGGAGTAA
- a CDS encoding DNA-directed RNA polymerase subunit P — protein MSYKCSRCKRDVTLDEYGGVRCPYCGHRVLLKERSPDVKEIDVK, from the coding sequence ATGAGCTACAAGTGTTCACGCTGCAAGCGAGACGTAACACTCGACGAGTACGGTGGCGTCCGCTGTCCGTACTGCGGCCACCGCGTCCTGCTGAAAGAGCGGTCGCCCGACGTCAAAGAAATCGACGTCAAGTGA
- a CDS encoding KEOPS complex subunit Pcc1 yields MTARPHRTLLTFRYADEERARRVERSVRPELGDIDGDRATATLARDGATLEVTVLADDLVALRAGCNTWATLVGVAEAAGGIA; encoded by the coding sequence GTGACGGCTCGACCCCACCGCACGCTTCTCACGTTTCGGTACGCCGACGAAGAGCGCGCGCGCCGCGTCGAGCGGAGCGTTCGGCCCGAATTGGGCGACATCGACGGCGACCGGGCGACGGCGACGCTCGCACGCGACGGCGCGACGCTCGAAGTCACCGTCCTCGCCGACGACCTCGTGGCCCTGCGGGCGGGGTGTAACACGTGGGCGACGCTGGTCGGCGTCGCCGAGGCGGCGGGCGGCATCGCGTAA
- a CDS encoding PAS domain S-box protein, producing MTERPSHDDRSAVHRDASRSQAPIDILYVDSDAATREAVAATMDESHPAAVVTTAESLDAAVEAVTADPPSCLVVDPVGVEASVRFLRETDVPVVLYTDRDPSELDDRILSAASTVVEKASDGGGLLAEKAVSAATSSADRREYTIDNALDTIDAEADTDLSVLVDGERVAWSSRPLETLLGSDATGETFYERLASVTKGGYGTDAPVASLRRDPSEPVTLSVTVDGDQRWLRCRGHDLPESAGSHRLFHLTDITERVHRESHRELLAVLTKHAQDGLYTLDKHGVIDFCNESFAEMLGYEPAELQGRHAAVTLAPGELERGQRTISELLAADSDETTVDLTFVHRDGTEFEVSIHYTLLRDDDGVYRGLMGVARDVTERKRREHELRRWKELFDGLVENFPNGGVFIFDEEMRYIAAGGEDLDDVGLGADDFVGRTPREVFPPENAELLEAAYASALNGESDAFEDEFLGREYHVQTMPIGSPDGHRMGMGVAQNISERVQRERDLEHSNTLLSTLFDALPVGILVEGPDREILTANERFVDLFGISASPSELEGTDCAESVERVSELFADPEAFRDGIERHLDERDPTVDESFELVDGRTVERSYLPMELPRGNGNLWLYRDVTDRTERQRELERTSERLSLALEGADVGIWDWDLESDVVTVDNRWAEMLGYDWDDHADILAEPTALIHPEDEADVEARLDLVLDGEAETYQSEHRILSASGEYRWVRGTGRVVSRDEDGEPLRAVGIDQDITYRKERQQQLEAQRDELARLTQTHRLIHDVIGALGSAATREEIQQTVCERLVASDLYELAWVGERDRPRNVLLPVVSAGRDDGYLDIVADRATEEDQTTDPGLTAIASGEAQVIDDITTDRRMAKWRTEALARNFRSAAVIPLRHDQVVHAALVVYANRRGAFTDRVVEAFTVLGEMVGFAFSAVQNRNLLTSDRFLEMEFQTESSDSVLLSVAAEHGCRFESAGSVNLGDETLQYLSVEGASPAAVLDSFHSRPAVIEGRVIRSSGETGVIEILLTEKYQSALLDAGARLRDFVVDDGHFTLTVEAPTDADPWTIQQTLLDHVPGLRLVSKQERQQRPTEPADSSSLRDRLTDRQLEVLQAAYLAGYYEWPRDTTAEQLADTLDIASPTLHQHLRRAERNLFDALLDL from the coding sequence GTGACAGAACGACCATCTCACGACGACCGTTCGGCGGTTCATCGGGACGCGTCTCGGTCGCAAGCGCCAATCGACATCCTCTACGTCGATAGCGACGCGGCGACGCGGGAGGCGGTAGCGGCGACGATGGACGAGTCGCATCCGGCCGCCGTCGTCACCACTGCCGAGAGTCTCGACGCGGCCGTCGAAGCGGTGACGGCGGACCCACCGTCGTGTTTGGTCGTCGACCCCGTCGGCGTCGAGGCGTCGGTGCGATTCCTCAGGGAGACGGATGTCCCGGTCGTCCTCTACACCGACCGCGACCCGTCCGAACTCGACGACCGCATCCTCTCGGCGGCGTCGACGGTGGTCGAGAAGGCGTCTGACGGCGGGGGGTTACTCGCCGAGAAGGCCGTGAGCGCCGCGACGTCATCGGCCGACCGGCGCGAATACACCATCGACAACGCCCTCGACACCATCGACGCGGAGGCCGACACCGACCTGTCGGTCCTCGTCGACGGCGAGAGGGTGGCGTGGTCGAGTCGGCCGCTCGAAACGCTACTCGGGAGCGACGCGACGGGCGAGACGTTCTACGAGCGATTGGCGTCGGTGACGAAGGGGGGATACGGGACCGACGCGCCCGTGGCGTCGCTTCGACGGGACCCGAGCGAACCGGTGACGCTTTCCGTGACCGTCGATGGGGACCAGCGATGGCTCCGCTGTCGGGGACACGACCTGCCCGAATCCGCGGGGTCGCATCGGCTGTTCCACCTGACGGACATCACCGAGCGGGTCCACAGAGAGTCCCACCGCGAGTTACTGGCCGTACTCACCAAGCACGCACAGGACGGCCTGTACACGCTGGACAAACACGGCGTCATCGACTTCTGCAACGAGTCGTTCGCCGAGATGCTCGGGTACGAACCGGCGGAGTTACAGGGCCGTCACGCGGCCGTCACGCTCGCGCCGGGGGAACTCGAACGCGGCCAGCGAACGATATCGGAGTTGCTGGCGGCCGACAGCGACGAGACGACCGTCGACCTCACGTTCGTCCACCGGGACGGCACGGAGTTCGAGGTGTCTATTCACTACACGCTCCTGCGGGACGACGACGGGGTCTACCGCGGACTGATGGGCGTCGCGCGAGACGTGACCGAGCGAAAACGCCGCGAGCACGAACTCCGACGCTGGAAAGAGTTGTTCGACGGCCTCGTGGAGAACTTCCCCAACGGCGGCGTGTTCATCTTCGACGAGGAGATGCGGTACATCGCGGCTGGCGGGGAGGACTTAGACGACGTGGGCCTCGGCGCGGACGACTTCGTCGGCCGGACGCCGAGAGAGGTGTTCCCGCCGGAGAACGCCGAACTACTGGAGGCGGCGTACGCGTCGGCCCTAAACGGCGAGAGCGACGCCTTCGAAGACGAGTTCCTCGGACGGGAGTACCACGTCCAGACGATGCCGATAGGCAGTCCGGACGGCCACAGGATGGGGATGGGCGTCGCACAGAACATCTCCGAACGGGTCCAGCGCGAACGCGACCTAGAGCACTCGAACACCCTGCTCTCGACGCTGTTCGACGCACTCCCCGTCGGTATCCTCGTCGAGGGTCCCGACCGGGAGATTCTGACGGCCAACGAGCGCTTCGTCGACCTCTTCGGGATATCGGCGTCACCGTCGGAACTCGAAGGGACGGACTGCGCCGAGAGCGTCGAGCGAGTGAGCGAACTCTTCGCGGACCCCGAGGCGTTCCGCGACGGCATCGAGCGTCACCTGGACGAGCGGGACCCGACGGTGGACGAATCGTTCGAACTGGTCGACGGTCGGACGGTCGAGCGGAGCTATCTCCCCATGGAACTGCCACGAGGGAACGGTAACCTCTGGCTGTACCGCGACGTGACCGACCGGACCGAGCGTCAGCGAGAACTCGAACGGACCAGCGAGCGCCTCTCGTTGGCGCTCGAAGGTGCGGACGTGGGTATCTGGGACTGGGACCTCGAATCGGACGTGGTGACCGTCGACAACCGCTGGGCCGAGATGCTGGGGTACGACTGGGACGACCACGCAGACATCCTCGCGGAACCGACAGCCCTCATCCATCCGGAGGACGAGGCGGACGTAGAGGCCAGGCTCGACCTGGTGCTCGACGGTGAGGCCGAGACGTACCAGAGCGAACATCGGATACTGTCGGCCAGCGGCGAGTACAGGTGGGTTCGCGGCACCGGCCGCGTCGTCTCGCGCGACGAGGACGGCGAACCGCTTCGCGCTGTCGGTATCGACCAAGACATCACCTACCGGAAAGAGCGCCAGCAGCAACTCGAAGCACAGCGGGACGAACTGGCGAGGCTGACACAGACCCATCGACTCATCCACGACGTCATCGGTGCGCTCGGGTCGGCCGCGACGCGCGAGGAGATACAGCAGACGGTCTGTGAGCGACTGGTCGCGTCGGACCTCTACGAACTCGCGTGGGTCGGCGAGCGCGACAGGCCGAGAAACGTGCTGTTGCCGGTGGTGTCGGCGGGGCGCGACGATGGGTACCTCGACATCGTCGCCGACCGCGCAACGGAAGAGGACCAAACCACCGACCCGGGACTGACCGCGATAGCGTCCGGGGAGGCACAGGTTATCGACGACATCACCACCGACAGGCGCATGGCGAAGTGGCGGACCGAAGCGCTGGCTCGGAACTTCCGGTCCGCGGCGGTCATCCCGCTCCGACACGACCAGGTCGTTCACGCCGCCCTCGTCGTCTACGCCAACCGGCGCGGGGCGTTTACCGACCGCGTCGTCGAGGCCTTTACCGTCCTCGGCGAGATGGTCGGGTTCGCGTTCAGCGCCGTCCAGAATCGGAACCTGCTCACCAGCGACCGGTTCCTCGAAATGGAGTTTCAGACGGAGTCGAGCGACTCCGTCCTCCTCTCCGTCGCGGCGGAACACGGCTGTCGGTTCGAGTCCGCCGGGAGCGTGAACCTCGGAGACGAGACGCTCCAGTATCTCTCGGTCGAGGGCGCGTCGCCAGCGGCCGTTCTCGACAGTTTCCACTCGCGCCCGGCGGTAATCGAGGGGCGGGTCATCCGTAGTTCCGGGGAGACAGGCGTCATCGAAATCCTGCTCACAGAGAAGTACCAATCGGCGCTGTTGGACGCGGGGGCACGGCTCAGGGACTTCGTCGTCGACGACGGGCACTTTACGCTCACGGTCGAAGCGCCGACCGACGCCGACCCGTGGACGATACAGCAGACGCTCCTCGACCACGTGCCAGGCCTGCGACTCGTCTCGAAACAGGAGCGGCAGCAGCGCCCGACCGAACCGGCCGATAGCTCGTCGCTCCGCGACAGGTTGACCGACCGGCAACTGGAGGTCCTGCAAGCGGCGTACCTCGCGGGCTACTACGAGTGGCCGCGGGACACGACCGCCGAGCAACTCGCGGACACGCTGGACATCGCCTCGCCGACCCTCCACCAGCACCTCCGACGGGCCGAACGGAACCTGTTCGATGCCCTCCTCGACCTGTGA
- a CDS encoding DUF7344 domain-containing protein — protein sequence MTNKQRGPGSDEWRGMTPQDRGLTTPMVDDVFDALSDWRRRAVCRYLATCDAGGVEVSTLATAISKRAQASDVPEAEASAAAIERTLTETHLPVLHRLGIVDFDERSQSVRYWESPTVEKWAEHAQSVTDRTEF from the coding sequence ATGACTAACAAACAACGCGGGCCGGGAAGCGACGAGTGGCGCGGGATGACGCCACAGGACCGCGGCCTCACGACGCCGATGGTCGACGACGTGTTCGATGCGCTGTCGGACTGGCGACGGCGGGCGGTGTGCCGCTATCTCGCGACGTGTGACGCGGGCGGAGTCGAGGTATCGACGCTCGCCACAGCGATTTCGAAGCGGGCACAAGCCAGCGACGTTCCGGAAGCGGAGGCATCTGCTGCGGCTATCGAGCGCACGTTGACCGAAACGCATCTGCCAGTCCTTCACCGTCTCGGCATCGTCGACTTCGACGAACGGAGCCAGTCAGTTCGCTACTGGGAGTCGCCCACCGTCGAGAAGTGGGCGGAACACGCACAGAGTGTCACCGACCGAACCGAGTTCTGA
- a CDS encoding aldo/keto reductase, producing MDLPAVGLGTMGVADSAAIETAIEAGYRHLDTAQIYENERVVGDGIAAADTDREALTVATKLWIDRLAADDVRPGTEASLDRLGLDSVDLLYVHRPRGGYDAETTLPALEAVRDDGLTDAVGLSNFEPAQLDAAREYLDDIAAHQVEFHPYFWREALLADAQRHGYPLVAYSPLAGGQVFDDPTIRAVAEKHDTTAAAVSIAWVLSHDNVITIPKASSRAHLEANLAAAALELDAEDIERIDGIEREEELFPE from the coding sequence ATGGACCTCCCAGCGGTCGGTCTCGGGACGATGGGCGTCGCTGACTCGGCGGCCATCGAGACGGCCATCGAGGCCGGGTACCGACACCTCGATACGGCACAGATTTACGAGAACGAACGCGTGGTCGGCGACGGCATCGCCGCGGCCGACACCGACCGCGAGGCGCTGACCGTCGCCACGAAACTGTGGATAGACCGTCTCGCGGCCGACGACGTTCGACCCGGGACCGAAGCGAGCCTCGACCGCTTGGGCCTCGACTCGGTCGACCTGCTGTACGTCCACCGCCCGCGCGGCGGCTACGACGCCGAAACCACGCTCCCGGCACTCGAAGCGGTCCGCGACGACGGCTTGACCGACGCCGTCGGCCTCTCGAACTTCGAACCAGCCCAACTCGACGCCGCCCGCGAGTACCTCGACGACATCGCCGCCCATCAGGTCGAGTTCCACCCCTACTTCTGGCGAGAGGCGCTCCTCGCCGACGCCCAGCGACACGGCTACCCGCTGGTCGCGTACTCGCCGCTCGCTGGCGGACAGGTGTTCGACGACCCCACGATACGGGCCGTCGCCGAGAAGCACGACACGACGGCCGCCGCCGTCAGCATCGCGTGGGTTCTCTCCCACGACAACGTCATCACCATCCCGAAAGCCTCCTCGCGCGCGCACCTCGAAGCGAACCTCGCGGCGGCCGCCCTCGAACTCGACGCCGAGGACATCGAACGAATCGACGGTATCGAGCGCGAAGAAGAACTGTTTCCGGAGTAA
- the aspS gene encoding aspartate--tRNA(Asn) ligase, whose protein sequence is MDDRTYTADAEPGDTVTVAGWVHEIRDLGGIAFLILRDTTGKIQVKFEKDEMDEDLVETGLNVHRESVISVSGDVEEEPRAPTGVEVTPESVEVISEADPELPLDPSGKVDAELPTRLDNRTLDLRKDDVKAIFEIRAEVLRSVREAFRDLQCTEINTPKIVATGTEGGTELFPITYFGREAFMNQSPQLFKQLMVGSGLERVFEIGPIFRAEEHNTPRHLNEATSIDFESAFYDHTEAMDACEHVVKAAYEGVAENCQDQLEALDLQDEFEAPEGEFPRLSYQEAIDKINATGELDEPLVWGDDLSTEAEHVLGQEVGEHYFITDWPSEIKPFYIKDHDDDEEISTGFDMMHPSMELVSGGQREHRYDHLVAGFEQQGLDPEAFEYYTKMFKYGMPPHAGWGLGGERLVMTMLGLGNIREAVLFPRDRQRLSP, encoded by the coding sequence ATGGACGACCGAACCTACACAGCGGACGCCGAACCCGGCGACACGGTCACCGTCGCTGGCTGGGTCCACGAGATTCGGGACCTCGGTGGCATCGCCTTCCTCATCCTGCGAGACACCACGGGGAAGATTCAGGTCAAATTCGAGAAAGACGAGATGGACGAAGACCTCGTGGAGACGGGGCTGAACGTCCACCGCGAGTCCGTCATCTCGGTCAGCGGCGACGTGGAGGAAGAACCGCGCGCACCCACCGGCGTCGAAGTCACGCCCGAGAGCGTCGAGGTCATCTCCGAGGCCGACCCGGAACTGCCGCTCGACCCCTCCGGGAAGGTCGACGCCGAACTCCCGACGCGACTCGACAACCGCACGCTCGACCTCCGAAAGGACGACGTGAAGGCCATCTTCGAGATTCGCGCCGAAGTCCTGCGCTCGGTCCGCGAGGCCTTCCGCGACCTCCAGTGCACCGAAATCAACACGCCGAAAATCGTCGCCACGGGGACCGAAGGCGGCACCGAACTGTTCCCCATCACGTACTTCGGCCGCGAGGCGTTCATGAACCAGAGCCCGCAGCTGTTCAAACAGCTGATGGTCGGGTCCGGCCTCGAACGCGTCTTCGAAATCGGCCCCATCTTCCGCGCCGAGGAGCACAACACGCCGCGGCACCTGAACGAAGCGACGTCCATCGACTTCGAGTCGGCCTTCTACGACCACACCGAGGCGATGGACGCCTGCGAACACGTCGTCAAGGCCGCCTACGAAGGCGTCGCCGAGAACTGTCAGGACCAACTCGAAGCGCTGGACCTGCAAGACGAGTTCGAGGCCCCCGAGGGCGAGTTCCCCCGCCTGAGCTATCAGGAGGCCATCGACAAAATCAACGCCACCGGCGAACTCGACGAACCGCTCGTCTGGGGCGACGACCTCTCGACGGAGGCCGAACACGTCCTCGGCCAGGAAGTCGGCGAACACTACTTCATCACGGACTGGCCAAGCGAAATCAAGCCGTTCTACATCAAGGACCACGACGACGACGAGGAGATTTCCACCGGCTTCGACATGATGCACCCGTCGATGGAACTCGTCTCCGGCGGGCAGCGTGAACACCGCTACGACCACCTCGTCGCCGGGTTCGAACAGCAGGGCCTCGACCCCGAGGCGTTCGAGTACTACACGAAGATGTTCAAGTACGGCATGCCGCCCCACGCCGGATGGGGCCTCGGCGGCGAGCGCCTCGTCATGACGATGCTCGGCCTCGGCAACATCCGGGAAGCGGTGCTGTTCCCGCGAGACCGGCAGCGGTTGTCGCCGTAG
- a CDS encoding phosphotransferase family protein, which translates to MTPAEAVLRRVLPERAPERIDRPRQGNHKQTAVARYSDRPAVVVQLADDPTAIHTEANLLSAIDHRTSVPVPHLLAHGELGDRGYLVTEYVGGVDLHAAFVDLPPTRREAIARRFGAILAELHAAFPFESAGPLSVDETGALVAAGRTPSEEFRASTDAALAALPSAFDSLRPALDSALRPPEETRPPRLFPWDLRPGNAVVADGRLAAVLDWGAPRAADPALSVAKAEHLVAHWYGVDAEPLVRAFRTGYASVRPLPEAPVAYRLAAVVSAAVDSTGTVTRPHYPERTGEDALAVHRDWLTRWLDAAESE; encoded by the coding sequence GTGACGCCCGCCGAGGCAGTCCTCCGCCGCGTCCTCCCGGAGCGAGCGCCGGAGCGAATCGACCGGCCCAGACAGGGCAACCACAAGCAAACCGCCGTCGCCCGCTACTCGGACCGCCCGGCCGTCGTCGTCCAACTGGCCGACGACCCGACGGCAATCCACACCGAAGCGAACCTGCTGAGCGCTATCGACCACCGGACGAGCGTGCCGGTCCCGCACCTGCTCGCACACGGCGAACTCGGGGACCGCGGCTACCTCGTCACCGAGTACGTCGGCGGTGTGGACCTCCACGCGGCGTTCGTCGACCTCCCGCCAACGCGACGGGAGGCCATCGCTCGCCGATTCGGCGCGATTCTCGCCGAACTCCACGCGGCGTTTCCGTTCGAGTCGGCCGGGCCGCTGTCGGTCGACGAGACGGGGGCGCTCGTCGCCGCCGGACGGACGCCCAGCGAGGAATTCCGCGCGTCCACGGATGCGGCGCTCGCGGCGCTCCCCTCGGCGTTCGACAGCCTCCGACCCGCACTCGATTCGGCGCTTCGGCCGCCCGAGGAGACGCGACCGCCGCGACTGTTCCCGTGGGACCTCCGGCCGGGGAACGCCGTGGTCGCCGACGGCCGCCTCGCCGCCGTCCTCGACTGGGGTGCGCCGCGGGCGGCCGACCCCGCGCTGTCGGTCGCCAAGGCCGAACACCTCGTCGCTCACTGGTACGGCGTCGACGCGGAACCGCTCGTGAGGGCGTTCCGAACGGGATACGCGTCGGTTCGACCGCTCCCGGAGGCACCCGTCGCCTACCGACTCGCCGCCGTGGTCAGCGCCGCCGTCGACTCGACCGGCACGGTGACGCGCCCGCACTACCCCGAGCGCACCGGCGAGGACGCCCTCGCCGTCCATCGTGACTGGCTCACACGCTGGCTCGACGCCGCCGAATCCGAATAA
- a CDS encoding HAD family hydrolase, translating to MPEIRAVVFDLDGTLCESTQDEETLFSAAFEAVDYEPFGAVGDLWAALDGPPDPSGEQHYLAAGFRRLAAQHGHKRVPADDLAAGLLDAVDRGAVAFREGAETALDAAREAGPVAVLTNGPASRQRPKIETLALAARVGTVCYAGDLPRRKPHPEPFETVCETLGVDPERTLYVGDSLGYDVAGAHGAGLQAAWCPRTPGDTDGYRPEFVFDRPDELAGVLDAGGGERP from the coding sequence ATGCCCGAGATACGTGCCGTCGTCTTCGACCTCGACGGGACGCTCTGTGAGTCCACACAGGACGAGGAGACGTTGTTTTCTGCGGCCTTCGAGGCGGTCGACTACGAACCGTTCGGGGCCGTCGGCGACCTGTGGGCGGCGCTCGACGGCCCGCCGGACCCGTCGGGCGAACAGCACTACCTCGCCGCCGGGTTCCGGCGACTCGCCGCCCAGCACGGACACAAGCGCGTTCCCGCCGACGACCTCGCGGCGGGCCTGCTGGACGCCGTCGACCGCGGGGCCGTCGCCTTTCGCGAAGGGGCCGAAACGGCTCTCGACGCCGCGCGCGAGGCCGGTCCGGTCGCCGTCTTGACGAACGGCCCGGCGAGCCGTCAGCGGCCGAAAATCGAGACGCTCGCCCTCGCCGCCCGCGTCGGAACGGTGTGTTACGCAGGCGACCTCCCGCGGCGCAAGCCCCATCCCGAACCGTTCGAGACGGTCTGTGAGACCCTCGGCGTCGACCCGGAGCGGACGCTGTACGTCGGCGACTCGCTGGGCTACGACGTGGCGGGCGCACACGGCGCGGGCCTGCAAGCGGCGTGGTGTCCCCGAACGCCCGGCGACACGGACGGGTATCGTCCCGAGTTCGTCTTCGACCGTCCGGACGAGTTGGCGGGCGTACTGGACGCCGGTGGCGGCGAGCGACCGTGA
- a CDS encoding phosphoglycerol geranylgeranyltransferase yields the protein MSDWADWNHIVKIDPDKTLVDGETFEDVAATGTDAIEVGGTTGMTEEKMKRVVDACGKYDIPVYIEPSNPASVVHSDRHDGYLIPVVMNAGDVTWITGAHKEWIRIDDEIDWSRTFTEAYIVMNPDASVATYTQANCDLDAEEVAAYAEAAEHLLGQEIVYVEYSGMLGDTEKVAAAADAVDDATIFYGGGIHDYDSARTMAQHADTIVVGDLVHDEGVDAVRETVEGALDAKAAAASE from the coding sequence ATGAGCGACTGGGCGGATTGGAATCACATCGTCAAAATCGACCCCGACAAGACGCTGGTCGACGGCGAGACGTTCGAGGACGTGGCCGCGACCGGCACCGACGCCATCGAAGTCGGCGGGACCACCGGCATGACCGAGGAGAAGATGAAACGGGTCGTCGACGCCTGCGGAAAGTACGACATCCCCGTCTACATCGAACCCTCGAACCCCGCCTCCGTGGTCCACAGCGACCGCCACGACGGCTACCTCATCCCCGTCGTGATGAACGCGGGCGACGTGACGTGGATTACGGGTGCCCACAAGGAGTGGATTCGCATCGACGACGAAATCGACTGGTCGCGGACCTTCACCGAGGCGTACATCGTGATGAACCCGGACGCCTCGGTCGCCACCTACACGCAGGCCAACTGCGACCTCGATGCGGAGGAGGTGGCCGCCTACGCCGAGGCCGCCGAACACCTGCTGGGACAGGAAATCGTCTACGTCGAATACTCGGGGATGCTCGGCGACACCGAGAAAGTCGCCGCGGCCGCCGACGCCGTCGACGACGCCACCATCTTCTACGGCGGCGGCATCCACGACTACGACTCCGCTCGCACGATGGCGCAGCACGCCGACACCATCGTCGTCGGTGACCTCGTCCACGACGAGGGCGTCGACGCCGTCCGCGAGACGGTCGAGGGCGCACTCGACGCGAAGGCCGCCGCCGCCAGCGAGTAG
- a CDS encoding Rieske (2Fe-2S) protein, producing the protein MHQLTTVDEVHESGSYLFTATGPYGDAEEVVVVPCEDGVEAWVNRCTHEDQRFDTGRGVPMREGQLICPRHGSLFDACEGDCDNGEAAGTTLPGVDIAERHGTVFLIDDDYAFDHEGGVDDDDGPSSTSHLQL; encoded by the coding sequence GTGCACCAACTCACCACCGTCGACGAGGTTCACGAGTCGGGGTCGTATCTGTTCACCGCGACGGGTCCCTACGGTGACGCCGAGGAAGTCGTCGTCGTCCCCTGCGAGGACGGCGTCGAAGCGTGGGTAAACCGCTGTACCCACGAGGACCAGCGCTTCGACACGGGCCGCGGCGTCCCGATGCGCGAGGGGCAACTCATCTGTCCGCGTCACGGGTCGCTGTTCGACGCGTGCGAGGGCGACTGCGACAACGGGGAGGCCGCTGGGACGACGCTTCCGGGCGTCGACATCGCCGAGCGCCACGGGACGGTGTTCCTCATCGACGACGACTACGCGTTCGACCACGAGGGCGGCGTCGACGACGACGACGGGCCGAGTTCCACGTCGCACCTCCAGTTGTAG
- a CDS encoding MOSC domain-containing protein, with protein sequence MHGEVTAIHLARDSGGTVEPAESADAVAGRGLRGDRYFRDQGTFDDRSGSDLTLIEAEALSAVEDDYGVSIGAGEHRRNVTTEGVALNHLVGKRFAVGGAVCVGEELCEPCAYLEDLLDEAGVREALVHRGGLRARIVESGTIATGDAVETASV encoded by the coding sequence ATGCACGGCGAAGTCACGGCCATCCACCTCGCGCGCGATTCGGGCGGCACGGTCGAACCCGCCGAGAGCGCCGACGCCGTCGCCGGACGGGGCCTCCGCGGCGACCGGTACTTCCGCGACCAGGGGACCTTCGACGACCGCTCGGGGAGCGACCTCACGCTCATCGAGGCGGAAGCGCTTTCGGCCGTCGAAGACGACTACGGCGTCTCCATCGGGGCGGGAGAACACCGGCGCAACGTCACCACCGAGGGCGTGGCGCTGAACCACCTCGTCGGCAAGCGATTCGCCGTCGGCGGCGCCGTCTGCGTCGGCGAGGAACTGTGCGAACCCTGCGCGTACCTCGAAGACTTGCTGGACGAAGCGGGCGTCCGCGAAGCGCTGGTCCACCGCGGCGGCCTGCGGGCGCGCATCGTCGAGAGCGGGACTATCGCGACAGGTGACGCCGTCGAGACGGCGTCGGTGTAG